The proteins below are encoded in one region of Citrobacter enshiensis:
- a CDS encoding MFS transporter codes for MSKNKTPNPWYIGVVSGMASYIDSAAIVSNGTALVIYQKTIGITALEIGILSGLLTLSIAAGAFCGGRLGDRIGRRNVFITTMAMILLGSLALAFGLSFPFLVLGTLFIGLATGADLPVSRGDDF; via the coding sequence ATGTCAAAAAATAAAACACCTAACCCTTGGTATATTGGGGTGGTGTCAGGAATGGCATCGTATATTGACTCCGCGGCAATTGTTTCTAACGGAACGGCACTGGTTATTTATCAAAAAACAATTGGCATCACGGCTCTGGAGATTGGCATTTTATCCGGTTTATTAACCCTGAGTATTGCCGCCGGGGCATTTTGCGGCGGCCGTCTTGGTGACCGCATCGGGCGACGCAATGTATTTATCACCACTATGGCGATGATCTTACTGGGATCGCTGGCACTCGCTTTCGGCCTCAGTTTTCCGTTTCTGGTACTGGGCACGCTGTTCATTGGTTTGGCGACCGGCGCGGATTTACCGGTTTCGCGTGGCGACGATTTCTGA
- a CDS encoding helix-turn-helix domain-containing protein translates to MAKGGRSWSQEIISHNESDYDDLYFAMLEASFLNIINALCHCGRQPEPQTVEERGRSNLIKTLKTCGLRHLDWNALSEDNGIASRTLFRFIKRITGYTPVRFQMLYRILKAHEMLRTTDNSISEISVRCGFTNAIRFTESYKRYFNYSPSHERKLQSRILTVI, encoded by the coding sequence TTGGCGAAGGGTGGGAGAAGCTGGAGTCAGGAGATCATTTCACACAATGAAAGTGATTATGACGACCTTTACTTTGCGATGCTCGAAGCTTCATTTCTCAATATTATTAATGCGCTGTGCCACTGCGGCCGCCAGCCAGAGCCCCAGACCGTCGAGGAGCGAGGACGGTCTAATCTTATTAAGACGCTAAAGACCTGCGGCCTGCGACATCTCGACTGGAATGCACTGAGCGAGGATAACGGTATTGCCAGTCGGACCTTGTTCCGCTTTATTAAACGCATAACAGGCTATACGCCGGTCAGGTTTCAGATGTTATATCGAATATTAAAAGCGCATGAAATGCTGCGTACGACAGATAACAGTATCAGTGAAATTTCGGTACGTTGTGGCTTTACCAATGCCATTCGTTTTACGGAATCTTATAAGCGTTATTTTAATTATTCACCATCACATGAACGCAAGTTGCAATCGCGAATTCTAACGGTCATCTGA
- a CDS encoding alpha-L-rhamnosidase C-terminal domain-containing protein, whose protein sequence is MPHVVPDILTGKCDNDRFLSHGRTHSAAAWADAAVINPWTLYLMYGDKAILRQQYDSMKSWVDFMRAHAVDHMWSYRLQFGDWVALDAKEGSYFGATPNELTCMAYYAYSTRLFARAAQVLGNDTDYAEYTALHAAIVERFQQEFFTPTGRLAVRTQTAHILALYFDLVPEAFRQRTVQTLLQLLEENDGHLVTGFVGTPYFCHALSENGQPQAAWQLLLKEDFPSWLYQVHAGATTIWEHWDGIKPDGSMWSPAMNSFNHYAYGAIGEWLYRAAAGINPDERAPGFKRIHLRPLPGGDLRWLKASYQSNYGEIGVHWQRDGDKTLTLSVIIPPNTQADVVLDGARDILHDDGVPLTSCPGGLRATLGSGRYTFTYLPA, encoded by the coding sequence GTGCCGCACGTGGTGCCCGATATCCTGACTGGAAAATGCGATAACGACCGCTTTCTGTCGCACGGGCGGACTCACTCCGCCGCCGCGTGGGCTGATGCGGCGGTGATTAACCCGTGGACGCTTTACCTGATGTATGGCGATAAAGCGATTCTACGCCAGCAGTACGACAGCATGAAATCCTGGGTCGATTTTATGCGCGCGCATGCGGTTGACCATATGTGGAGCTACCGTTTGCAGTTTGGCGACTGGGTGGCGCTGGATGCTAAAGAGGGGAGCTATTTTGGCGCGACGCCGAATGAACTGACCTGCATGGCCTACTATGCGTACTCCACCCGACTCTTCGCCCGTGCGGCGCAGGTTTTGGGCAATGATACTGACTACGCGGAATATACCGCGTTGCATGCAGCGATTGTCGAACGCTTTCAGCAGGAGTTTTTCACCCCGACCGGGCGTCTGGCGGTCCGCACGCAGACGGCGCATATTCTTGCGCTCTATTTTGACCTGGTTCCGGAAGCGTTCCGTCAACGGACGGTGCAGACGCTGCTGCAACTGCTGGAGGAAAACGACGGGCACCTGGTGACGGGGTTTGTCGGCACACCGTATTTCTGCCACGCTCTGAGCGAAAATGGCCAGCCGCAGGCGGCCTGGCAACTGCTGCTGAAAGAGGATTTCCCTTCCTGGCTCTATCAGGTTCACGCTGGAGCAACCACCATCTGGGAGCACTGGGACGGGATTAAGCCTGATGGCTCAATGTGGAGTCCGGCGATGAACTCTTTCAACCATTACGCCTATGGTGCCATTGGTGAGTGGCTGTACCGCGCGGCAGCGGGGATTAACCCGGATGAACGCGCGCCGGGCTTTAAGCGTATTCACTTGCGACCTTTGCCGGGCGGCGATTTGCGCTGGCTGAAAGCCTCTTATCAGTCTAACTATGGCGAGATTGGTGTTCACTGGCAGCGTGACGGCGATAAAACCCTCACCCTGTCCGTCATCATCCCGCCGAACACGCAAGCTGATGTGGTACTGGATGGGGCGCGGGATATCCTGCATGACGATGGCGTCCCCCTGACATCCTGCCCTGGTGGTTTGCGTGCAACGCTGGGCTCTGGGCGTTACACCTTTACTTATCTGCCTGCATAA
- the cheZ gene encoding protein phosphatase CheZ — MMQPSIKPADDHSAGDIIARIGSLTRMLRDSLRELGLDQAYAEAGRSDSGLSRDRLDYVVQMTAQEAERALNSVEASQPHQDEMEKGAKALSQRWDAWFENPIELSDARELVTDTRKYLGDVPGHTSFTNAQLLDIMMAQDFQDLTGQVIKRMMDVIQEIERQLLMVLLENIPEQGARPKRENESLLNGPQVDTSKAGVVASQDQVDDLLDSLGF, encoded by the coding sequence ATGATGCAACCATCAATCAAACCTGCGGATGATCACTCGGCAGGGGATATCATCGCGCGCATCGGCAGTCTGACCCGAATGTTGCGCGACAGCCTGCGGGAACTGGGGCTGGATCAGGCTTATGCCGAAGCCGGCAGAAGCGATTCCGGACTCAGCCGCGATCGTCTGGATTATGTCGTGCAGATGACGGCGCAGGAGGCAGAACGCGCGCTGAACAGCGTTGAAGCGTCTCAGCCGCACCAGGATGAAATGGAGAAAGGGGCGAAAGCGCTATCCCAGCGTTGGGATGCGTGGTTTGAAAACCCGATCGAACTTTCTGACGCCCGTGAACTGGTCACCGATACGCGGAAATACCTTGGCGATGTGCCGGGGCATACCAGTTTTACCAATGCGCAGCTGCTCGACATCATGATGGCGCAGGATTTCCAGGATCTTACCGGTCAGGTGATCAAGCGCATGATGGATGTGATTCAGGAGATCGAGCGTCAACTGCTGATGGTCTTGCTGGAAAACATTCCCGAGCAGGGCGCGCGTCCGAAACGCGAAAATGAAAGCCTGCTGAATGGCCCGCAGGTCGACACCTCGAAGGCAGGCGTTGTCGCCAGCCAGGACCAGGTGGATGATTTGCTCGACAGTCTTGGTTTCTGA
- a CDS encoding AraC family ligand binding domain-containing protein — MRILRDSDFFLSEQHALCLFSMNHQLMEDVHGHDFDEIVIVRNGSGFHIINDAVRFICQGDFFLVTTNDTHSYISTNNLSVINVLVRKVRNFHFLQSIDTLAGLMLRKTSSAE, encoded by the coding sequence ATGCGAATTTTACGGGACAGTGATTTCTTTCTCTCTGAACAGCATGCATTATGTCTTTTCTCCATGAATCATCAATTAATGGAGGATGTGCATGGGCATGACTTTGATGAAATTGTCATTGTCCGTAACGGCAGCGGATTTCATATTATTAATGATGCGGTGAGATTTATTTGCCAGGGGGATTTCTTCCTCGTGACAACCAATGACACACACAGTTATATTTCCACCAATAATCTTTCAGTTATTAATGTATTAGTACGCAAGGTGCGTAACTTTCATTTTTTACAATCTATCGATACGCTGGCTGGGCTTATGTTAAGGAAAACCTCCAGCGCAGAATGA
- a CDS encoding family 78 glycoside hydrolase catalytic domain — MFSLPPAQAIVSAVIHTSALGLYQLYLNGQRVGQDELAPGWTSYHHHLCYQTYDVTALVKSGANALGAMVGAGWYKGDMSFNRYRNYYGDQTAYIGQLVVRYCDGQEVIIATDAQWQASDAPVLFSEFYDGEIYDARQEQPGWDREGFDASQWHAVSVVAADKSVLTPQTTCAVKAIERLAPLAIFTTPQGDTVLDFGQNMSGWVDFTVCGERGQKVVLRHFEVLDAAGNVYLDNLRTAKQCVEYTLRGGEPEQYHPHFTFQGFRYVCVDAWPGTPTLADFSALVLHSAMAPTGSLETSREDLNQLHHNILWGLKGNFVDVPTDCPQRDERLGWTGDAQIFCRTASYLMQTRNFFAKWLLDLKYDQNAGGRGAARGARYPDWKMR; from the coding sequence GTGTTTTCCCTGCCACCTGCGCAGGCGATTGTCTCTGCGGTTATCCATACCAGCGCGCTGGGACTTTATCAGCTCTATCTCAACGGCCAGCGGGTGGGCCAGGATGAACTGGCACCGGGCTGGACCAGCTATCATCACCACCTGTGCTATCAGACCTACGATGTCACGGCGCTGGTGAAATCCGGCGCTAACGCGTTGGGCGCGATGGTTGGGGCAGGCTGGTATAAAGGCGACATGAGCTTTAACCGCTATCGCAACTATTACGGCGATCAAACCGCGTATATCGGCCAACTGGTGGTGCGCTACTGCGATGGACAGGAAGTGATTATCGCCACCGATGCGCAGTGGCAGGCGTCGGATGCGCCGGTACTCTTTTCTGAGTTCTATGATGGCGAAATCTACGACGCCCGCCAGGAACAGCCGGGCTGGGATCGGGAGGGGTTTGACGCCAGCCAGTGGCATGCCGTAAGTGTTGTGGCGGCGGACAAATCCGTACTCACGCCGCAAACCACCTGCGCGGTGAAGGCCATTGAGCGCCTGGCGCCGCTTGCTATTTTCACTACTCCTCAGGGCGACACGGTGCTGGATTTTGGTCAAAATATGAGTGGCTGGGTCGATTTCACCGTCTGTGGCGAGCGCGGGCAGAAAGTGGTTCTTCGCCATTTCGAGGTGTTAGACGCGGCAGGGAATGTTTATCTCGATAACCTGCGAACGGCGAAGCAGTGCGTGGAATACACCCTGCGCGGCGGCGAGCCGGAACAGTATCATCCGCATTTTACCTTTCAGGGATTTCGCTACGTGTGCGTCGATGCGTGGCCGGGAACGCCGACGTTGGCTGATTTCAGCGCTCTGGTACTCCACTCGGCGATGGCCCCGACCGGGTCGCTGGAGACCTCGCGGGAGGATCTTAACCAACTGCATCACAATATCCTTTGGGGGCTGAAAGGAAACTTTGTCGATGTCCCGACCGATTGCCCGCAGCGCGACGAGCGTCTGGGGTGGACGGGCGATGCGCAGATTTTCTGTCGCACCGCCAGCTACCTGATGCAGACGCGTAATTTTTTCGCCAAATGGCTGCTCGACCTTAAATACGATCAAAACGCAGGAGGGCGGGGTGCCGCACGTGGTGCCCGATATCCTGACTGGAAAATGCGATAA